The Streptomyces durmitorensis genome contains the following window.
GCCCCGCTCGCGCGGGGAGATCATCGCGGCCATCACGATCTGCGCGAGGGCGGAGAGACCGCCCACGCCGATGCCCTGCACGACACGGCAGGCGATCAGCATCTCGGCGCTCTGCGAGAGACCGGCGACGATCGAACCACCGACGTAGATGATCAGGGCTATCTGGACCAGGGCCTTCTTGCTGAAGAGGTCCGACAGCTTGCCCCACAGGGGCGTGGTCGCCGTCATCGCCAGGAGCGACGCGGTGACGACCCAGGTGTAGGCGGACTGGCCGCCGCCCAGGTCGCCGATGATTTCGGGCAGGGCGTTGGAGACGATCGTCGACGACAGGATCGCGACGAACATGCCGAGCAGCAGGCCGGAAAGGGCCTCCATGATCTGCCGGTGCGTCATCGGAGCACCGGAGTCATGAGCGGCTCCGTGCTTGGCGTGGCTGCCCCGCACACCGGATGGTGTGGTTGTTGCCATGGGCTTCCTCTTCGTTACGCGGGTGTACGGGTGGTCTCTTCGAAGGGGAGCCGGGCCGAAGCCGCACGGCAGTCCCCGAAGCTGTCGCGCAGTCGCGCGAGCAGCGTGCTGAGCTGGACGACCTCGTCGTCTGACCAGTCATGCAAGTAGTGGGTGAGCGTTTTGATCGACAGTTCGTTCAGCTCTTCGAGCTTGGTCCTGCCCTGGGGCGTGAGGCTCAGGATGCGGGAGCGCTTGTCGGCGGGGTCGGGATCCCGGCGGATCCACTCCTTCTCCGCGACATGGGCGACGTGCCGGCTGGTCACCGACATGTCGACGGCGAGCAGCTCCGCGAGCCTGCTCATCCGCATCGCGCCGTGCCGGTCGAGCAGGACGAGTACGGCGGCCGATCCACCGGGGCAGTCGTGGGGCAGGCCCCTTCCGAGGCCTCGCTTCACCGCACCGATGGCGCTGAGCTGTCGGGCCAGCTCCTCGTACTGACGCTGCGCGGCCACGGCACCTCCTATGTTGTTGCTTAGGGCAACGATAGAGACAGTTGGTTGCCGCAGGCAAACTAAAACTGGACCAACGACCTAAAGAGTGGGCAAAGGTCTGGGGCCGCGCACGTAAAGTCAGTGGTCAGCGGGGGTTGGGCCGACCCCCGATGGTTCGCTAGGGTCCTGCGCTATGGCACACAACCCCCAGGGCCCCCAGAACACCCCCGACCCCGCCGGCAGCACGCAGATGTTCCGCGCCTTCGTCGACGAGTCTCCGCAGGGCCGGGCACAGCAGCCGGCGGCGGCGCCCGCGGGCCCGCGCATCGGCCTGATCATCGGCGTCGTACTCGCGATCGTGGTGGTGGCGGGAGTGGCGTGGCTGGCCCTCAAGTAGGAGACGCCCCGGAGCGCCCCCGCAGGGGCGCTGTAGGGGCGCGGGGGGCTGCGCGCCCAGCCACATACGGCCCGCAGGCGGAAGAGGAGCTACTCCCACTTAACGGAGACGTCCCGCGTCTCCACATGCATGCCCAGCGGCACCCGCCACGGGTCCACGCAAACAGGCCAGGTCTTCGTGAGCCGCTGACCGGCGTCCAGCGCGGGGAGCTTCTCCGTGGAATCAAGCGTGGCCCAATCCACGCCGAGGGCCCCGATCACATGCGTACCGAAGGTGACCGTGCCCGACCGCACCGGCGATCCGCCGGTGTTCTTGAAGGAGACGGTCACTTTCTCGCACCAGCGGTCGTCGGCGGGCTTCCGCTGCGGTTCGCCGACGCTGAGCTTCGCGGGGCCGGTGGGCGGGGCGCTGGAGCTCCCGCCGGGAGCGGAGGGCGTGCCTTCCGGGCTTCCACCCGAACTTCCACCCGAACTTCCCTCCGTGCGACCGGGCTTGGCGCCATCGGTCGAGGAGTCACCGCCGCTCGGGGTGTCTGCTGATCCCGAACCGGCCTTCCCGTCAGGGGACTTGCCGTCCGAGGCGTCAGAGCCGGGCTCCGACGGCTCGGAGCCGCTTGCCTCGCCCTCGGTGCCGCTCTTGCCACCGGGTGACTTCTCATCCCTGTCCAGCGGTACGAGCTCCACGTCCCCGGTCGGGGCCACGCCGGCGCCAGGAGTCCGCTGAGGCCCCGCGGCAGCCGGCCCCGTGGCCACATAGCCGTCGCCGTCCCCGCTGCCGCAGGCGGCAAGGAGCCCGCCCAGGCACAGGGCAGCCGTAGACGCACCCAGTACGTTCCGTATGCCACGTCGCATCGCGCCAGTGTGTCTGACGGGCCGTCAATTAGGAACCCCGTCAGCAACTCCTGTCCCCCTGCGGCGTGTTGAGCCACAGGGGGAGTGCGATCAGTCGGCGATGAGCCCTTCCCGCAGCTGCGAGAGCGTGCGCGTGAGCAGGCGCGAGACGTGCATCTGCGAGATGCCGACCTCCTCGCCGATCTGCGACTGCGTCATGTTCGCGAAGAAGCGCAGCATGATGATGCGGCGCTCGCGCGGCGGGAGCTTGGCGAGCAGCGGCTTGAGCGACTCGCGGTACTCGACGCCCTCCAGGGCGCTGTCCTCGTACCCCAGACGGTCCGCGAGGGAGCCCTCGCCGCCGTCGTCCTCCAGGGCGGGCGAGTCGAGCGAGGAGGCCGTGTACGCGTTCCCGACGGCCAGGCCGTCGACCACGTCCTCCTCGGACACCCCGAGCGCCTTGGCGAGTTCGGGCACGGTCGGCGAGCGGTCCAGCTTCTGGGCCAGCTCGTCGCTCGTCTTCGTCAGCGCGAGCCGCAGCTCCTGAAGGCGGCGCGGCACGCGCACCGACCAACTCGTGTCGCGGAAGAAGCGCTTGATCTCACCGACGACCGTCGGCATCGCGAACGTCGGGAATTCCACGCCCCGTTCGCAGTCGAAGCGGTCGATCGCCTTGATCAGGCCGATCGTGCCGACCTGGACGATGTCCTCCATCGGTTCGTTGCGGCTGCGGAAGCGGGCCGCCGCATACCGGACGAGAGGGAGATTGAGCTCGATCAGCGTGTCCCTTACGTAGACACGCTCCGGGCTGTCCTTGTCGAGTGCGGCGAGCCGCAGGAACAGGGAGCGGGACAGGGTGCGGGTGTCGATGGCGCCGGGAGCTCCGGTCACAACTGAACTCACAAGCGCGTCGGGCGCCGGTTCGCTCTTCGTGAGCGTGAGCACCTTCGAGCTGCCCTGGTCTGCGGACATGCCACCCCCTTGAGGTCGCGGACGGTCACGGCGGGCGCTCCCGTCGGAGGAACGCAGCCTCCACCTGAATACCGGACGTGGGGCTGCGGCAAACGCGGTTCCAGCAGAATGTCACATGTCGGCAACACGCTGTAGTTACATGTCGACAAAGAAGGGTGACATCGATGCAGGAAAGAGGGGGTCTGAGGCATTTCTGCTCGGGGGAACGTCGGGAACCGCCGCGAGAGCAGTCCACTCGTTACGGTTACGCCTCGATACGATTTGCGGATCGAAGTCGCGCGAAGCTTCTGGCCAGCAGTCTTGACACATGCATCTGAGAAACGCCCAATTCGGCGCTGATCTGTGATTGCGTCAGATTGCTGTAGTAGCGCAGAAGCAGGATGCGCTGTTCGCGCTCGGGCAGTTGGACCAGGAGATGGCGGACGAGGTCGCGGTGCTCGACACCGTCGAGCGCGGGGTCCTCATAGCCGAGCCGGTCGAGCAGGCCGGGCAGACCGTCGCCCTCCTGGGCCGCCTCCAACGACGTTGCGTGGTACGAGCGTCCGGCCTCGATGCAGGCCAGGACCTCCTCCTCGGTGATGCGCAGGCGTTCGGCGATCTCCGCGGTCGTGGGCGAGCGCCCGAACGCCGTGGTGAGGTCCTCGGTCGCCCCGGTCACCTGCACCCACAGCTCGTGAAGACGGCGCGGCACATGGACCGTTCGTACGTTGTCGCGGAAGTACCGCTTGATCTCGCCGACGACGGTGGGCATCGCGAAGGTCGGGAACTGCACGCCGCGGTCGGGGTCGAAGCGGTCGATGGCGTTGATCAGGCCGATCGTGCCGACCTGGACGACGTCCTCCATCGGCTCGTTGCGACTGCGGAAGCGGGCGGCGGCGTACCGCACGAGGGGCAGGTTGGCCTCGATGAGCGCGCCGCGGACGCGGCCGTGCTCGGGGCTGCCCGGCTCGAGCTCCTTGAGCTCGCCGAAGAGCACCTGCGTCAGGGCCCGGGTGTCGGCGCCCCTGCTGCCGGGAGTGGACCGGGCGCTCTGCGCACCCTGCCCGCCCTGCGCGTCGTGCACGTCCTGGAGGCCCGGGGCGCCCTGGGTGCCCGGGGTGCTCGGTGCTTCGGGGCTGCTCGCTTGCGGGGTCACGGGTGGTGCTTCGGGCGCAGTACTGGCCGGCACGGTCAACGCCACCCCTTCTCGGTCAAGCTCAGTCAAGTCCTGTCGAGCTCAGTCAAGGTCAGCCGACCCTGGTCAACTCATCCGTCAAAAGCGGTCATAGCATCACAAGACATGTGCACTGTGTGCAAGCACCCGATAACTACGTGTTGAGGGGCAAGTTGGGGCATGAGACGCAGAAAAGCCCCTCACCGTTCCGGTGAGGGGCCCGCTTGGCGCAGGGCTGCTGAGCCGGCCGGCTCAGAACTCGTAGTCCGCGATCACCCACGTGGCGAACTCCCGCCACAGTGCCACGCCCGCCTGGTGAGCGGGGTGCTCGATGTAGCGCTTCAGCGCATCGGTGTCCTCGACCGCCGAGTTGATGGCGAAGTCGTACGCGATGGGCCGGTCGGTGATGTTCCAGTCGCACTCCCAGAACGAGAGCTCCGGGATCTGCTCGCCGAGCGCGCGGAAGGCCTTGACTCCCTCGACGACGCGCGGCTCGTCGCGCTCCACACCGTCGTTGAGCTTGAAGAGGACCAGATGGCGGATCATGCGCACTCCTGGGAAACGGGGAGAGGGGGGAGAAGGCGGCGGAATGAACCGCTCAGTCCTTGCCTCCGTTGGCGACCCACGTCATGAAGTCGCCGATGCTCCGAGCGGCGTCCGAAACCGCCTCGAAGCCTATCTGCACATAGTCCGCGGCCTTGGCCGGGTCAGTGATGATCACGTAGAGCATGAAGACGACGAGCGTGAAGAGCCCGATCTTTTTCCACTGCACCGCCACGCTCCCGGCCTCCCCTTACCTGCTGCGCTCTGTGACCCCTGTGACGGGCGTGAGTCTAACCCGGCCCGTCCTCACGGGGTCTTTAAGGACCAACGGCCCGGCAGCAGAGGCCCTTTGCCGGGCCGCTCCCGGTTGCGCGAGGCGCAGGATTGGTGATGTGCCCCAGCGGATCTGGCAGGAATCCGCGGGCACGGGACTGGCCCCACTGCGGGGTCACGCGCCGTCTGCTTCCCCCGAACGACGGCGCCGGCTTGAGGGTTCCAGTCCTCATCGGGGGAAGCGGCTTGTCCCCCCGATGCCGCTTCCCCCGTCCAACGCGGGTCAGAGCCCCGGCGCCTTCGCGGCGCCGGGGCTCTCGCGTGTGCGGGGGGCCGACCTGTCCCGGGAACGACGAAGGCCCCGTCCTCGCGGACGGGGCCTTCGTATCAAGAGCGGTAGCGGTGGGATTTGAACCCACGGTGAGTTTCCCCACACTCGCTTTCGAGGCGAGCTCCTTCGGCCGCTCGGACACGCTACCGAGAGGAACTCTAGCCCAAAGTGGGCCGTGGTCCGAAATCCGTTTGGCCGATGCCGCTCAGCGCCCGCGGAAGAAGCGCGTGAGCAGCCCCGCGGCCTCCTGCGCGAGGACGCCCTCGATCACCTCGGGGCGGTGGTTCAGCCTTCTGTCGCGTACGACGTCCCAGACCGAGCCCGCGGCGCCCGCCTTCTCGTCACGCGCTCCGTAGACGACCCGGTCGACGCGGGACTGGACCAGGGCGCCCGCGCACATCGTGCACGGCTCCAGGGTCACCACCAGCGTGCAGCCGGACAGGCGCCACTCGCCGAGCGCGGCGGCGGCCCGGCGCAGGGCGAGCACCTCCGCGTGCGCCGTCGGGTCGCCGGTCGCCTCACGTTCGTTGTGGCCCGCCGCGAGCACCGTCGTGCCGTCCGGGGACAGCACGACGGCGCCGACGGGCACATCGCCGCCCCGGACGGCCAGTTCGGCCTCGGCCAGGGCGAGCCGCATGGGCGCCCGCCAGCGGTCGCGTACGGGATCTGCTTCTCGGTCGGTTTCCCGGCCGGTTTCCCGGTCGGGATCGGGTGGGGTGATGTGGTCGTTCCGGTCGGTCACACCCGGAACCTAGCGGACCGCCTCGAGCACCTCCGCCGCCCCGAGGATCTCGGCGATGTCGCTGAGCGCGTCACCGGGCTCAAGGCCGAGCAGCTCCTTCTCGGGCACGCCGAGGTCGGTCAGGAGCTCCAGGTCGCCGAGGGGCCCGTCGGGCACCGCGTCGCCCGGGGCTTCCCCCGTGTCATCGTCGTCGGCGGCGGAATCGGGGGCGGCGTCGGACTCGGCGGGTTCGCCGTCCTCCGTGCCGTCCAGGTCGAGGGCGTCCAGGTCGACACCCGGGTCGTCGGTACCCGGCTCACGGCCGAGCATCTCGTCGGTGAGCAGGATCTCGCCGTACGAACTCTTGGCGGCCGCGGCCGCGTCCGAGACGTAGATACGAGGGTCCTCCTCACCGTCGACGCGGACGACGCCGAACCAGGCGCCCTCCTGTTCGATGAAGACGAGGACGGTGTCGTCCTCAGCGCTGCCGGCCGTGGCCTCGCGGGCCAGGTCGGTCAGATCCGACAGGGTCTCCACATCGTCGAGCTCCGTGTCGCTCGCTTCCCACCCGTCTTCGGTGCGCGCGAGCAGTGCGGCGAAGTACACCGTGACTCTCCCACTGGTCATAGACAGTGCCGGTTGACGGTCTGGGTGTCCCCCCGGCGAGTTCGGGGAGCGGGGGAGTTGCTGTTCCAAGCCCCGCCCACTCGGAATCGTGGCAGAAACCACGGCCCGAGGAGAGGTCTTCCGCGCGCTGTGTTCCGCGTCGCGTTTCCCGGACGGCTGTCCGACGCCTGCGTGAGGGGCGGCCAAGGCGTGGCGGCTACCAGCGGAACGTGCGCATGCGCATCTGCTGACGCATCCGTGCCGCCCGGGCGCGGCGCGGCTTCACACGGTCGCGGAGCTCGATGGCCTCGGCCCGCTCGTGCAGGAACTGGGCACGGCGGCGCCGGCGCTCGGCTTCGGTCTCGCGGTCCGGCTCTCGGCCGCCGGGCTCTCTGTCCGGCATGGGCAACACCACCCCAGGTCGTACGTCCACTTTCCCCCGTACGGCGGGTTTGATGCCAGCGCGAGGTGTTCTCAGGGGTTCGGAGCGGGGTACGGCCGACTGCCGCGGGGGAGCCTCGGCGGTCCCGGGAGCGGTCGGGGGGCTCAGGGCGCGGTTACTGTTGACGGCATGCGGATTCACGTCGTCGATCACCCACTGGTGGCGCACAAACTCACCACGCTGCGCGACAAGCGCACCGACTCCCCCACCTTCCGGCGCCTCGCCGACGAGCTGGTCACCCTGCTCGCGTACGAGGCCACCCGGGACGTGCGCACCGAGCAGGTCGACATCGAGACCCCGGTCACCCCGACCACCGGCGTCAAGCTGTCCTACCCGCGCCCCCTGGTCGTACCGATCCTGCGCGCCGGGCTCGGCATGCTGGACGGCATGGTGCGGCTCCTGCCGACCGCCGAGGTGGGCTTCCTCGGGATGATCCGCGACGAGGAGACCCTCCAGGCGTCGACGTACGCGACCCGCATGCCGGAGGACCTCTCCGGGCGCCAGGTGTACGTCCTGGACCCGATGCTGGCCACCGGCGGCACGCTCGTCGCGGCCATCCAGGAGCTGATCAAGCGCGGCGCGGACGACGTCACCGCCGTGGTGCTGCTCGCCGCCCCCGAGGGCGTCGAGGTCATGGAGCGCGAGCTGGCGGGCACGCCGGTGACGGTCGTGACGGCGTCGGTCGACGAGCGCCTCAACGAGAACGGCTACATCGTGCCGGGCCTCGGCGACGCCGGTGACCGGATGTACGGGACCGCGGAGTAGCGCTCAGCAGTCCTTCTTGCCGCTGGACGGCGAGGACGTCGGCTTGGGCTCGGCGAGTACCGCCAGGGCCTTGTCGGCGTCCTCTTTCTTTGCCAGATCCTTGAACTTCGCGCCCAGGATGAGGTCGACCTCGCCGCCCTTGCGGGCGTCCGTGCGGCTCTCGGTGCCCGCGAGCTGCGTGCCGAGCACCGGCAGGGCGGTGTCCGTGGCGGTCTTGGCGCCGAGCAGTATCCCGGTGCCCTTGACCTTCTTGTCGTACGCCTTCGGGGCGTTGTCCACCTTGCCGACGGTGAAGCCGCGCTTCTTGAGCTCGGCCGCCACGTCCTTGGCGAGGCCGCCGCGGGGCGTCGCGTTGAAGACGTTGACCTTGACCTGGCCCGGTTTGGGCAGGGCCTTGGGGGCGGTCGGCTCGGCCGAGGGATCCGGCTTGGCGGCGCAGTCGCTGCGCGAGCTCGCCGCCGTGGCCTTGCTGCCGCCGGTGAAGACGTCGATGAGCTGCAGTGTTCCCCAGCCGATCAGGCCCACCGCGACGACGGACGCGACCACCGCGAGCACGATCCTGCGGCGGCCACGGGGTCGGCGCATACGCGGATATTTGGCCCCCGTGATGCGGTACTTGCCGCCCATGCCGGGGGGAGTGAGCATGCTCATGGGCGCAGCGTAGTGCGACGACGCCGTGATGCCTACTAAATGATCATTGACTTGGGCTCAGTCCAACCCGAAAGGGTCAATGAGGGCGTGGGTGTCCCCTGTCGCGGCTGTTTGCCGGGTTCAGCCCAGTTCGAGGACGCGGGCGTGCAGCACCTGGCGCTGCTGGAGCGCGGCGCGGACCGCGCGGTGCAGTCCGTCTTCCAGGTAGAGGTCGCCCTGCCACTTCACCACGTGCGCGAAAAGGTCGCCGTAGAACGTGGAGTCCTCCGCGAGGAGCGTCTCCAGGTCCAGCTGGCCCTTGGTCGTCACGAGCTGATCGAGGCGGACCGGGCGCGGCGCGACGTCCGCCCACTGCCGGGTGCTTTCCCGGCCGTGGTCGGGGTACGGCCGGCCGTTTCCGATGCGCTTGAAGATCACACGGAAAGCCTACCGGGCAAGGCTCTCCGGGCGCAGCCATGGAGACGGAGTGCGACTCTGGGAAATGACGCCGGAAATCGGGGCAAAACGGGAACACTCAAGCCGGGAACAGGGGCAGAAGTGAGCGACAGCCAGCCGATGCCGTCCACGACGGGGCGTGCGAACCCCTCTAACGAGTCTTCGCCGGTCGCGGGGGTGACGAGCGGAGTCGAGGGTTCCGGCGGGGTTTCCGGTGGGGTTTCTGGTGGGGTGGCCGCTGAGGTCGTCAGCGGGGGTGCCGCTCTGCCGCAGGAAGCCATGGAGATCGTCTCCGGGTACGCCTTCAGCGGGCCCGCGCTGGATCTCGGCGCGCTCCTGTGGGACGGGCGGTGTCTGCCCGACGCCCAGATCCGCATCCCGCTGGCCATGCTCAACCGGCACGGGCTCGTCGCGGGGGCGACCGGCACCGGAAAGACGAAGACCCTCCAGCTCATCGCCGAGCAGCTGGCCGCGCAGGGAGTGCCGGTGTTCCTCGCCGACGTCAAGGGAGACGTCTCCGGGATCTCGCTCCCCGGGGAGAGCGGCGAGAAGGTCGCCGAGCGGGCGCGGGAGGTCGGGCAGACGTGGGAGGCGACGGGCTTCCCCAGTGAGTTCTACGCACTGGGCGGGATCGGTACCGGGATTCCGGTGCGGGCCACGATCACGAGCTTCGGCCCCGTGCTGCTCTCGAAGGTGCTTCAGCTGAACCAGACGCAGGAGCAGTCGCTCGGGCTGATCTTTCATTACGCGGACCAAAAAGGGCTTGAACTGGTCGATCTGAAGGACCTGCGGGCCGTGGTGACGTTCCTGACGTCGGACGAGGGCAAGTCCGAGCTCAAGGGGATCGGTGGTCTGTCCACGGTCACCGCGGGCGTCATCCTGCGGGCGCTCACCGCCTTCGAGGCGCAGGGCATGGGCGACTTCTTCGGGGAGCCGGAGTTCGACACGAGCGAGTTCCTGCGGGCGGCGCCGGACGGGCGTGGGCTCGTGTCGGTGCTCGAACTGCCCGCCGTGCAGGACAAGCCGCAGCTCTTCTCGACGTTCCTGATGTGGCTCCTGGCGGATCTCTACAACGACCTGCCCGAGGTGGGCGACGTGGAGAAGCCGAAGCTCGTCTTCTTCTTCGACGAGGCGCATCTGCTCTTCAACGGGGCGTCGAAGGCGTTCCTTGAGGCGATCACGCAGACCGTGCGGCTCATCCGGTCGAAGGGGGTCGGCGTCTTCTTCGTGACGCAGACGCCGAAGGACGTGCCCGGCGATGTCCTCGCCCAGCTGGGCAACCGGGTCCAGCACGCGTTGCGGGCGTTCACGCCGGACGACCAGAAGGCGCTGAAGGCGACGGTCAGGACGTTCCCGAACTCGGCGTACGACCTGGAGGAGACGCTGACCGCGATCGGCACGGGCGAGGCGGTGATCACGGTCCTGAGCGAGAAGGGCGCGCCTACGCCGGTGGCGGTGACGCGGTTGCGGGCGCCGGAGTCGTTGATGAGGCCGGTGGAGGCGGGGGCGCTGGAGGGGGCGGTGAAGGGGTCGTTGTTGTACGGGCGGTACGCGGAGGCGGTGGATCGGGAGTCGGCCTACGAGAAGTTGACTGCGCGTCAGGCGGAGGCGGAGGCGGCCTCGGCTGCCGCCGAGGCGGAGAAGTCCGCGGAGCGGGGCAAGGGGCAGGGAGCTGGTTCCGGTTCCGGTTCCGGTTCGGGCTCTGGTTCTGGTTCTGGATCGGGCTCTGGTTCTGTCGTTGATCAGGTCGTGGGGAGCGGGATCTTCAAGTCGCTTGCGCGGTCGTTGGGGACGCAGATCGGGCGGGAGATCTCGCGGTCGGTGTTCGGAACGGCTCGGCGCAGACGCTGAGGCCTGGTGGGGACGTCTGGCGTCGGCGTCTGCGTCTGCGTCTGCGCCGAGTGGGGTCAGCGGCCGTTCTGCTCGGCGCTGTGCTTCTTCTCGTCGTGGTCCTCGTCGTCTTCTGTCTGTGACGGGGCCGGGGCGGTGGCCTCGGGGCCGGGAGCGTTGCGTACGGCTTCGGCGCGGAGGAGGGCGTGCAGGGCCGCGTACGGGTCGATGGGCATGGGTGTCTGTCCTTCGTCGGTTCGATGCTGCTGGTGGGGGGGGTGGTCAGTCCGGGGCGGGGACTGTCAGCAGCGGAGGACGACGGAGCGTGGGGCGGGGACGTGGATGCGGCCGCGGGTGGGGAGGGGGCGGCTTCGGCGGGGTTCGCGGGGGCGGGCGGCTGCGGTGGTGGTGACGGGGACGCGGCGCTTTGTGCTGACGCGGAGTGCGCTGTCGGAGGTGTCCTGGTGGGCCTCGCCGGTGGGCTCGGTGGAGACGGCCGCGGGTGGGGAGGGGGCGGCTTCGGTGGGGGCCGCGGGGGCGAGGACGGCACCCAGGAGGGCCAGCAGGATGAGGGCAGCGCGGAGCCACGCGGGGCGGGGTGACGCGGCGCGGCTCATGAGGGGTCATGTCCCCCGGCTGAACCCCGTTGGCATGGCCCGACGCCGAGATCCGCCCTCTTGGGCTACGACCACTGCGGGCGGCTGACGCCGGGTCTGGGCGGTGCGGGTCTGTCTTGGGGGCGGGGCGGGGCGGGGCGGGCTGCTGGTGCGTGGGGGCGCTGCGGTGCGGGTCCGTCTGTGGGTGCGGGGCCGCGCCGGTATGTCCGTCCTCGCTATCGTCCGGTGGTCGCGGGGTTGCTTCGGTGCTGGAGTGCGGGGAACCGTGCTCCGGGCGGACATACCGGCACGTCCCCTTGCGTGCGTTCCCGGCTGCGGGTGCATTCGTGTTGCGGGGCTGGTGCGTCTGTGGGTGCGGGGCCGCGCCGGTATGTCCGTCCTCGCTATCGTCCGGTGGCCGTGTAGCTGCTTCGCTGCTGGAGTGCGGGGAACCGTGCTCCGGGCGGACATACCGGCCCGTCCCCTCGCGAGCGTTCCCGGCTGCGGGTGCGTGGGGGCCGACCTCCCTGGCTGCTGAGGGGAGGCGTCTCTGACGTCGCTCCCCACCCACCCCCGTCTCTGTCGTTCACCCACCCGCCCACCACGTGGACCTCTCCACCCACCCCCGTCTCTGTCGTTCACCCACCCGCCCACCACGTGGACCTCTCCACTTCGGGCAGGGGTGGATGCGGGGTGATCGGGCGGGTGGGTGGGAGAGGCTTGTTCGGTCAGGGGGGTGCCGGGGGTTGGAGAACAGGGCGGGGGCCCAGTAGTGGTTACTTGGCGGAGGCCTTTGCTGCTGCTTTTAGTTGTTGTTTGTGGGTGCGGACCCTCTGGAGGGATTCCGGGCCCGTGATGTCCGCGACCGAGCGATACGCCTCCGGCTCCCCGTACGCCCCCGCCGCCTCCCGCCAGCCCGAAGGCCGTACGCCCAGCTGCTTGCCGAGCAGGGCCAGGAAGATCTGGGACTTCTGCTTCCCGAAGCCGGGGAGGTCGTTCAGGCGCTTCAGGAGGTCCTTGCCGGAGGCGGCGCCCTCCCACAGGGCGGTGGGGTCGCCCTCGTAGTGCTCCACCAGGTAGGCGCAGAGCTGCTGGATCCGCTTCGCCATCGACCCGGGATAGCGGTGCACCGCCGGTTTGGTGGAGAGCAGCGCCGCGAACTCGTCGGGGTCGTACGCCGCGATCTCGTGCGCGTCGAGATCGTCCGCGTTCAACCGCCGCGCGATCGTATGCGGTCCTGCGAACGCCCACTCCATCGGAACCTGCTGGTCGAGCAGCATCCCGACGAGCGCGGCCAGCGGACTGCGGCCGAGGAGCTCATCGGCTTCCGGCTCC
Protein-coding sequences here:
- a CDS encoding MarR family winged helix-turn-helix transcriptional regulator; the encoded protein is MAAQRQYEELARQLSAIGAVKRGLGRGLPHDCPGGSAAVLVLLDRHGAMRMSRLAELLAVDMSVTSRHVAHVAEKEWIRRDPDPADKRSRILSLTPQGRTKLEELNELSIKTLTHYLHDWSDDEVVQLSTLLARLRDSFGDCRAASARLPFEETTRTPA
- a CDS encoding helicase HerA-like domain-containing protein; its protein translation is MEIVSGYAFSGPALDLGALLWDGRCLPDAQIRIPLAMLNRHGLVAGATGTGKTKTLQLIAEQLAAQGVPVFLADVKGDVSGISLPGESGEKVAERAREVGQTWEATGFPSEFYALGGIGTGIPVRATITSFGPVLLSKVLQLNQTQEQSLGLIFHYADQKGLELVDLKDLRAVVTFLTSDEGKSELKGIGGLSTVTAGVILRALTAFEAQGMGDFFGEPEFDTSEFLRAAPDGRGLVSVLELPAVQDKPQLFSTFLMWLLADLYNDLPEVGDVEKPKLVFFFDEAHLLFNGASKAFLEAITQTVRLIRSKGVGVFFVTQTPKDVPGDVLAQLGNRVQHALRAFTPDDQKALKATVRTFPNSAYDLEETLTAIGTGEAVITVLSEKGAPTPVAVTRLRAPESLMRPVEAGALEGAVKGSLLYGRYAEAVDRESAYEKLTARQAEAEAASAAAEAEKSAERGKGQGAGSGSGSGSGSGSGSGSGSGSVVDQVVGSGIFKSLARSLGTQIGREISRSVFGTARRRR
- the upp gene encoding uracil phosphoribosyltransferase, whose translation is MRIHVVDHPLVAHKLTTLRDKRTDSPTFRRLADELVTLLAYEATRDVRTEQVDIETPVTPTTGVKLSYPRPLVVPILRAGLGMLDGMVRLLPTAEVGFLGMIRDEETLQASTYATRMPEDLSGRQVYVLDPMLATGGTLVAAIQELIKRGADDVTAVVLLAAPEGVEVMERELAGTPVTVVTASVDERLNENGYIVPGLGDAGDRMYGTAE
- a CDS encoding Dabb family protein; translation: MIRHLVLFKLNDGVERDEPRVVEGVKAFRALGEQIPELSFWECDWNITDRPIAYDFAINSAVEDTDALKRYIEHPAHQAGVALWREFATWVIADYEF
- a CDS encoding type II toxin-antitoxin system VapB family antitoxin; this translates as MIFKRIGNGRPYPDHGRESTRQWADVAPRPVRLDQLVTTKGQLDLETLLAEDSTFYGDLFAHVVKWQGDLYLEDGLHRAVRAALQQRQVLHARVLELG
- the tadA gene encoding tRNA adenosine(34) deaminase TadA, whose amino-acid sequence is MRLALAEAELAVRGGDVPVGAVVLSPDGTTVLAAGHNEREATGDPTAHAEVLALRRAAAALGEWRLSGCTLVVTLEPCTMCAGALVQSRVDRVVYGARDEKAGAAGSVWDVVRDRRLNHRPEVIEGVLAQEAAGLLTRFFRGR
- a CDS encoding RNA polymerase sigma factor SigF, giving the protein MSADQGSSKVLTLTKSEPAPDALVSSVVTGAPGAIDTRTLSRSLFLRLAALDKDSPERVYVRDTLIELNLPLVRYAAARFRSRNEPMEDIVQVGTIGLIKAIDRFDCERGVEFPTFAMPTVVGEIKRFFRDTSWSVRVPRRLQELRLALTKTSDELAQKLDRSPTVPELAKALGVSEEDVVDGLAVGNAYTASSLDSPALEDDGGEGSLADRLGYEDSALEGVEYRESLKPLLAKLPPRERRIIMLRFFANMTQSQIGEEVGISQMHVSRLLTRTLSQLREGLIAD
- a CDS encoding HhH-GPD-type base excision DNA repair protein; amino-acid sequence: MDVTLHLAQEPEADELLGRSPLAALVGMLLDQQVPMEWAFAGPHTIARRLNADDLDAHEIAAYDPDEFAALLSTKPAVHRYPGSMAKRIQQLCAYLVEHYEGDPTALWEGAASGKDLLKRLNDLPGFGKQKSQIFLALLGKQLGVRPSGWREAAGAYGEPEAYRSVADITGPESLQRVRTHKQQLKAAAKASAK
- a CDS encoding LytR C-terminal domain-containing protein, producing the protein MSMLTPPGMGGKYRITGAKYPRMRRPRGRRRIVLAVVASVVAVGLIGWGTLQLIDVFTGGSKATAASSRSDCAAKPDPSAEPTAPKALPKPGQVKVNVFNATPRGGLAKDVAAELKKRGFTVGKVDNAPKAYDKKVKGTGILLGAKTATDTALPVLGTQLAGTESRTDARKGGEVDLILGAKFKDLAKKEDADKALAVLAEPKPTSSPSSGKKDC
- a CDS encoding RNA polymerase sigma factor SigF — encoded protein: MPASTAPEAPPVTPQASSPEAPSTPGTQGAPGLQDVHDAQGGQGAQSARSTPGSRGADTRALTQVLFGELKELEPGSPEHGRVRGALIEANLPLVRYAAARFRSRNEPMEDVVQVGTIGLINAIDRFDPDRGVQFPTFAMPTVVGEIKRYFRDNVRTVHVPRRLHELWVQVTGATEDLTTAFGRSPTTAEIAERLRITEEEVLACIEAGRSYHATSLEAAQEGDGLPGLLDRLGYEDPALDGVEHRDLVRHLLVQLPEREQRILLLRYYSNLTQSQISAELGVSQMHVSRLLARSFARLRSANRIEA